A window of Strigops habroptila isolate Jane chromosome 5, bStrHab1.2.pri, whole genome shotgun sequence genomic DNA:
gtgctttattccgaggccccgggaaccagatttgggtgggtacccctggttcccggggcctcggaataaagcaccacatataacctccttagagtggttatgtgttcttctctcggctaacaccctcatgatctcccctcatggccgcccctaCTCTCCCTTCACAATCCCTTCACCCCTCATGGCTTCTCCTCTTGACCCCTCGTGATCTCCCCTTGTGGCcgtccctcctctcccctcacgatctcccctcacCCCTTATGGCTTCTACTCCTGTCCCCTCACAACTGCCCTGCCTcgcccctcatgatctcccctcatggccaccccaccactcccctcatgatctcccccCATGGCCACCCTACCTCTCTCCTCATGATCTCCCTTCATAGCCATCCCTGCTCTCCCTTCATGATTGCTCCTCATGGCTAACCCCTCTGTCCCCTCATGATTTCTCCTCACGACTGCCCCACCTCTCCTCTCACGATCTCCAAGCATGGccgcccctgctctcccctcacaatctcccctcatggctgcccctgctctcccctcacaatctcccctcatggctgcccttgctctcccctcacaatctcccctcacccctcatggctgctcctcctctcccctcatgaccTCCCCTCATGGCTTCCACTCCTGTCCCCTCATGAcctcccctgctctcccctcatgatctcccctcatggctgctcctcctgtcccctcacgatctcccctcacTACCACCCCTGCTCTCTTGGCACTGTGagagtaagaaagaaaaattccatcTATGAAGGACTCACGCTTTGTGATCAATGCATTCCACGACTCTTCCAAAAGCACCTTGACCCACAATAGCAACAACCTCATCTACAAAGAAAAGAACTCTCAGTCACACAAGTTGTGAAATTActcagctatttaaaaaaaaaacgaaacacaagcaaacaaacaaaaaattaacaaaacgAGTACGTGCTATCAGGGATGCTGTTATAGACTGTGCTTCCTTTAAACTGTTGACCAGCACGAGTGTTTTCATCCCAGTCCAGCCGGTTGCAATTGAAATACTCACGTTCCCTTAAACAGACAGACCCCAGTTTGTTATTCAAACATTCTGGTTTATCCCTTCACTAGAAGTTTACCGGAATGTTAGTTCACAGCTTGGGAGTGGGCAGTTTGTTAATAGAGCAAGAGAAGGAACCTGAGTTTATGGTACTTGAGTGTATGGTATGAGTTTGCGGTGCATAATACGTGCTTGTAACTTGAATAACGCTTCTGTGGTAAAACAAGCCAAACTAGAGTACCAAAGATTAGCCAAAGTGGGATTAAAATGTAGGATCTTAGAACCAAAAGTGTAATTATATTTCATACTGATGTAAACTGACCTATTTCCCTTTCCACAATTTCTTGTTACAAATCTGAAATGGAAACCTAACCTTTTTGTTAGAAATTCTTCACAGCATCAGAGTAAAATGTGCAATCCTCTGAGATGCAGAGTAGATACTCACTTTCCAAGAGATGCccatttcagaaagaacaagaatATAAAAAAGTGTTATTGTTCTCACCATGTCTGCTCATCAAACAGCTCAGGTAGATTTGCATACAGCAGTTTCCTGCCAAGAAAATATAGGAAAttaattggggttttttccaccaGTTCCCAGCTCTTTTGGATTCTAAAACATCTGTGTGGTTCTATGTTTTTACAGCACAGAGTTTTACATTCAAGCAACTCTGCAGATAAATGTTTTGCAACTACACAGCATGTAACTAGAATTCGATTTTAGTTCTACACTATCCTACAGCGTAGAGCTAGAAAGGAGTAGAACAAAATAGCTTAAAGAAAAGGGCTGGGGGCAAAAGACATGCTTTCCTAAGATGAATGTTTATACCAAGCAATCACAGCTGTCTCAAAGATGGTTTTCTAAATGACTGAACAGTTAAAAGCCACATGCCAATCCCTAAATAGAAGTGTGATTTGGAGCCGCCTTCCGATAGTGATGAGTGCCTGCAACAGACAAATAGCTGCATACAAGCACAGCATCAAACTTTCTGTTCTCTCAGCAAGATTTCCAAAGAAAGCACTTGGAATTCTGGTAACAAATAGCAGTTATGTAGGAACCAACAGCTCCGCACGCTGATTTCCTCTCCCTACGCTGCCCTCCCTGTCTGGACCTAGGCTTGGCGGGGCCTGTCTCTCACAGAAGCCGGGAGAcccgccagcagcagcagcagcatcaaacCCAACCTCCTTCGCTCTTGCCCGCCCACCGCGCTTAtcgccgcggggcggggcggggtCCGGCTCCTCCACCGTCCAGCGACCCTATCGGGAGGCCGTGGGTCGCCCGCTCGGCCTTTGCTACCGCCCCCCCGCTTCACCTTCGCCCGGCCACACGGAGGCCTCGAACAAACTTGCCGAGGCTGCACCCCAACGCAGCGCCCGCCGCCGGGAAGGGGCTCCCCAGCTCCCCTCACGCACGCAGGAAGGCTCCGGCCGCCCTCGCCGCACCTCGCCCCCGGCCCGGCGCTGCGGAGAGGCCGCCCCCAACCCCGCCGGCGCGGCGGAAGCGGCGGGCCCCAGCGCAGGCTCCACCGCGCAGCCCGGGCCCTGCTGCGGCGTGAGGTGAGTGCGGGGCGTCGCGGCGGCGGTTGGAGGAAGCCGGGCCGCGGTCCCCCCGTCGCAGCATAAACGCTCTTGGCGCTGCGGTTTCTGCCACTGGGTCACCTGGGCTTATTGCTGCCGGTTTTACCCCCTCTGCAGATCGCTGCATGCTGCTGCCTCGCATACAGCTGCTTCACCGCCTTCTCCGCTGCACCCGTGCTTTGGGCCACCTGCCCACACGCTCCCTCATGGATCTCGGTGAGCTGGTTTCAGCCCTGAATGGCTTTGCATCCCTCTCTCTGGCTGAAAGCTGGGACAATGTGGGCTTGCTGGTGGAACCGAGTCCTCCCCACACTGTGAACACTCTTTTCCTCACCAACGATCTCACTGAGGAGGTGATGGAAGAGGCGGTGCAGAAGAAGGCAGACCTTATTCTTTCTTACCACCCTCCTGTGTTCGCACCACTCAAGCGAGTAACGTGGAAGACCTGGAAGGAACGGCTGGTAGTCCGAGCCCTGGAGCACAGAATTGGAATTTACTCTCCACATACATCGTATGATGCCATACCTCATGGAGTCAATGACTGGCTAGCAAAGGGACTGGGTGAGATTctgttaaacaaacaaacaggttAACATTATTAATCAGTATATGCTGTTGTATGTGGGGGCTTTTCCtcactttcctttcttccagtttttacGGGAATACCTTGGAGAGGTACACTAGAGGACTTTTTCAGATGCATGACTGTACTGTTAAATGTTGTCGGAACTGGTGCAGCGTATTTATTGTCCATCTAGGTTGCAAAGTTTAGACCACTGACTTTAAATCACCACCTTGAATTTACAAAGTGCAAGATCTCATTGTTTGCAAAGGACTTAGGGTATCTGAAattcttttagatttttatCCTGTATTGTAGctcataaatgaaaacatttctgtctttttcagcCTGATTTACAAACCAGAaactattttgcttttgtacAGTTCATAAGATAAATTGGATGGCCTTAAGAATGACAAATTCTATATCCCAGCGACTGCTTTGCACTTAAAATAGATTGTGCCTAATGGAGGCAACCGGGCAGGAAGTCCTCAGCTTTGATCAGGGAAAATGGATTCCTGTGCAAAACTTGCACTTTTTTGTTGTATCTCTTTAGCGTATGTGCTGAATTGGTGTTAGGATACTCGGCCAGCTTTCTAAGGCAGCAatcttctgttgttttctcaGGTGCCTGTACTTCCGTCCCGCTGCGTCCATCAACTGCACCAAGCTGTCCAGCTGAGGGCACTCACCGGGTAGAATTCTGCACAGACAACCCTGAGCATCTGGACACAGTGCTGtccaaaatcaaaacca
This region includes:
- the NIF3L1 gene encoding NIF3-like protein 1 isoform X1, producing MLLPRIQLLHRLLRCTRALGHLPTRSLMDLGELVSALNGFASLSLAESWDNVGLLVEPSPPHTVNTLFLTNDLTEEVMEEAVQKKADLILSYHPPVFAPLKRVTWKTWKERLVVRALEHRIGIYSPHTSYDAIPHGVNDWLAKGLGEILLNKQTGACTSVPLRPSTAPSCPAEGTHRVEFCTDNPEHLDTVLSKIKTIQEISCVTTLPARVEGEEQTRVSLNCSQKALLEVVALLSQNNLYQRTEILLLQKPLLPHTGMGRLCTLSEPVSLSDITERIKSHLKLPHVRLAVGMGKTLESLVKKAALCAGSGTSVLKGMEADLYLTGEMPHHDVLDAVANGISVILCEHSNTERGFLTELRDMLAIHLQNKVNIIVSEKDRDPLQVA